One window from the genome of Hyalangium gracile encodes:
- the modA gene encoding molybdate ABC transporter substrate-binding protein has translation MRTVLLAFLLACSMPALAAERILVFAAASTTDALQEVGRAFTKEQGTVVEFAFGASSDLARQAVAGAPADVFLSADTAKLDQVEKAGLVQAGTRVELLSNRLVVVVAADSKRKVTSAAELREVKRLALADPAAVPAGLYAKSWLEKAGVWKELEPRVVPALDVRAALSAVEAGRVEAGVVYATDAAQSKRVRVALTVPEADGPRIVYPVAALARGKASAAGRAFVSFLQGASARSIFERHGFVFVPGKARP, from the coding sequence ATGCGCACGGTTCTGCTTGCCTTTCTGCTTGCTTGCTCGATGCCCGCTCTCGCCGCGGAGCGGATCCTGGTGTTCGCCGCCGCGAGCACCACGGACGCGCTCCAGGAGGTGGGACGCGCCTTCACGAAGGAGCAGGGGACCGTGGTGGAGTTCGCCTTCGGTGCGTCCAGTGACCTGGCGCGGCAGGCCGTCGCGGGGGCTCCCGCGGACGTCTTCCTCTCCGCCGACACCGCGAAGCTGGACCAGGTGGAGAAGGCGGGGCTCGTCCAGGCGGGCACGCGCGTGGAGCTGCTCTCCAACCGGTTGGTGGTGGTGGTGGCGGCGGACTCGAAGCGGAAGGTGACCTCCGCGGCGGAGCTCCGAGAGGTGAAGCGCCTGGCGCTCGCGGATCCGGCGGCGGTGCCCGCGGGCCTCTATGCGAAGAGCTGGCTGGAGAAGGCGGGAGTCTGGAAGGAGCTGGAGCCTCGCGTGGTGCCCGCGCTGGATGTGCGCGCGGCGCTGTCGGCCGTGGAGGCCGGGCGGGTGGAGGCGGGGGTGGTGTACGCCACGGACGCGGCGCAGTCGAAGCGCGTGCGGGTGGCGCTCACCGTTCCGGAGGCGGACGGGCCGCGCATCGTCTACCCCGTGGCGGCGCTGGCTCGGGGCAAGGCCTCCGCGGCGGGGCGCGCCTTCGTGAGCTTCCTGCAGGGAGCCAGCGCGCGGAGCATCTTCGAGCGGCACGGCTTCGTCTTCGTTCCCGGGAAGGCCCGCCCGTGA
- a CDS encoding MarR family winged helix-turn-helix transcriptional regulator yields the protein MSRNVPKEEDLAGDATRLQQLLYALGRRRSLRDPIASTCEELQLTPPQVHALLWLGKDGMLTMGELARRLGVTEKTVTGVVDRLEREGQVQRERITMDRRVVRCRLTELGQKTYQKLERYLNEAMVQMLGMLDGTDRKALFRIVEKLVRRLDAPEGPDALPAVREKSA from the coding sequence GTGTCACGGAATGTCCCCAAAGAGGAAGATCTCGCTGGCGACGCCACGCGGCTCCAGCAGCTGCTGTACGCGCTGGGGCGGCGCCGCTCGCTCCGTGACCCCATTGCCAGCACCTGCGAGGAGCTCCAGCTCACCCCACCCCAGGTCCACGCGCTCCTGTGGCTGGGCAAGGACGGCATGCTCACCATGGGCGAGCTGGCACGGCGGCTCGGGGTGACGGAGAAGACGGTGACGGGTGTCGTCGACCGGCTCGAGCGCGAGGGCCAGGTCCAGCGCGAGCGCATCACCATGGATCGCCGCGTGGTGCGCTGCCGCCTCACCGAGCTGGGACAGAAGACCTACCAGAAGCTCGAGCGCTACCTGAACGAGGCGATGGTCCAGATGCTGGGCATGCTGGATGGCACCGACCGCAAGGCGCTCTTCCGCATCGTGGAGAAGCTCGTCCGCCGGCTGGACGCCCCCGAGGGGCCAGACGCGCTGCCGGCCGTGCGCGAGAAGTCGGCCTGA
- the modB gene encoding molybdate ABC transporter permease subunit, translating to MSEGELPLVLFSLAVAAVATVVILPFGVAAAYGLARWQGAGKGLIETLLSLPLVLPPTAVGLVLLELLARSSPVGQALDGLGIEVVFTPKAVVLASAVMAFPLLVRSARSGFEEVDPRLVAVARTLGDSRTRAFFRVTLPLAWRGVLTGTLLAFSRALGEFGATVLVAGNIPGRTQTLALAIFHRTQLGQDAEALRLAGIATLVAFAAIYATELLTRRREARVRA from the coding sequence GTGAGCGAGGGCGAGCTGCCTCTCGTCCTCTTCTCGCTGGCGGTGGCGGCGGTGGCCACGGTCGTCATCCTTCCCTTCGGGGTGGCCGCGGCCTATGGCCTGGCTCGGTGGCAGGGAGCGGGCAAGGGCTTGATCGAGACGCTGCTCTCCCTGCCGCTGGTGCTGCCGCCCACGGCGGTGGGCCTGGTCCTGCTGGAGCTGCTCGCTCGGAGCAGTCCGGTGGGGCAGGCGCTGGATGGGCTCGGCATCGAGGTGGTCTTCACGCCCAAGGCGGTGGTGCTGGCGAGCGCCGTCATGGCCTTCCCGCTGCTGGTGCGCTCGGCGCGCTCGGGCTTCGAGGAGGTGGATCCTCGGCTGGTGGCGGTGGCGCGGACGCTGGGGGACTCGCGCACCCGGGCCTTCTTCCGCGTGACCCTGCCCCTGGCGTGGCGCGGGGTGCTCACGGGGACGCTGCTCGCCTTCTCTCGCGCCCTGGGCGAGTTCGGCGCCACGGTGCTGGTGGCCGGCAACATCCCGGGGCGGACCCAGACGCTGGCGCTCGCCATCTTCCACCGCACCCAGCTCGGGCAGGACGCCGAGGCGCTCCGCCTGGCGGGCATCGCCACCCTGGTGGCCTTCGCCGCCATCTACGCCACGGAGCTCCTGACCCGCCGCCGCGAGGCTCGGGTGCGCGCATGA
- a CDS encoding MXAN_6652 family MXYO-CTERM-anchored protein, with product MRPQHFSLGVAGVLAASFLSLSAYANNLGVIGRSGKQGTTCMAAGCHNTNPNPATPTVTINGPATLAAGATGNYTLIIQGGAGVKGGMNVAVSDNGGTLNKVGTDVKVVSGELTHTAGKPFANGEVRFDFTLVAPSTARTVTLYASGNSTNDDKSFTMDRSDSKTLEVTITGGTTSPDAGVPDGGTNNPDDGEGAKEEDSGCAAAGGAPMVVLLALVAARLRRRNE from the coding sequence ATGCGGCCGCAGCACTTCTCTCTTGGCGTCGCTGGTGTCCTGGCGGCGAGCTTCCTGTCTCTCTCCGCCTACGCCAACAACTTGGGCGTCATCGGTCGCTCCGGCAAGCAGGGCACGACCTGCATGGCGGCGGGTTGCCACAACACCAACCCCAACCCGGCCACTCCGACGGTGACCATCAATGGCCCCGCGACGCTGGCCGCGGGCGCCACGGGCAACTACACGCTCATCATCCAGGGCGGCGCGGGCGTGAAGGGCGGCATGAACGTGGCGGTGAGTGACAACGGGGGGACGCTCAACAAGGTGGGGACGGACGTGAAGGTCGTCTCCGGCGAGCTGACCCACACGGCGGGCAAGCCGTTCGCCAATGGCGAGGTCCGCTTCGACTTCACGCTGGTGGCGCCCAGCACCGCCCGCACCGTCACGCTCTACGCCAGCGGCAACTCGACCAACGATGACAAGAGCTTCACCATGGATCGCTCGGACTCCAAGACGCTGGAGGTGACGATCACCGGCGGCACGACGAGCCCGGACGCCGGCGTTCCGGACGGCGGCACCAACAACCCGGACGACGGCGAGGGTGCCAAGGAAGAGGATAGCGGCTGCGCCGCCGCGGGTGGCGCGCCCATGGTGGTGCTGCTCGCGCTGGTGGCCGCGCGCCTGCGCCGTCGCAACGAGTAG
- a CDS encoding pilus assembly FimT family protein: MPARSRLRRGFTLIEVMTAVVILIILAALAVTFMVYGMGKARMNNAVFDVTAMINSAQLRAISRGSPHYIFIHQTPDNRVRILLMERPDAPPVIPNWNTLDLTQEPDVVLAFTRILPDNSVETRNAPIHDQLVLGAGSGMDSGGLAFLDLDSTRITKPLPAPFSAIAMSTPTVTPSELNKPTQNLAAGCNFCVSPSGRPYGVLRFNADGTMQVMTGDAVSGAVIAFAPNTDDEKGFTPKLLSVSAPAGAAVVF; the protein is encoded by the coding sequence TTGCCTGCCCGCTCCCGACTCCGCCGAGGCTTCACGCTGATCGAGGTGATGACCGCGGTCGTCATCCTCATCATCCTGGCCGCTCTGGCCGTGACCTTCATGGTCTACGGCATGGGCAAGGCGCGGATGAACAACGCCGTGTTCGACGTGACGGCGATGATCAACAGCGCCCAGCTGCGTGCCATCAGCCGCGGCTCGCCCCACTACATCTTCATCCACCAGACGCCCGACAACCGGGTGCGCATCCTGTTGATGGAGCGCCCGGATGCTCCTCCCGTGATCCCCAACTGGAACACGCTGGACCTGACCCAGGAGCCGGACGTGGTGCTGGCCTTCACGCGCATCCTGCCGGACAACAGCGTGGAGACGCGCAACGCTCCCATCCACGACCAGCTGGTGCTGGGGGCCGGCTCGGGCATGGACTCGGGCGGATTGGCCTTCCTGGACCTGGACTCCACCCGCATCACCAAGCCGCTGCCGGCGCCCTTCAGTGCCATCGCGATGAGCACGCCGACGGTCACTCCCTCCGAGCTGAACAAGCCCACGCAGAACCTGGCGGCCGGCTGCAACTTCTGTGTGAGCCCCTCGGGCCGCCCCTACGGCGTGCTGCGCTTCAACGCGGACGGCACCATGCAGGTGATGACCGGCGACGCCGTCTCGGGCGCCGTGATCGCCTTCGCCCCCAACACCGACGATGAGAAG
- a CDS encoding YdcF family protein, which yields MWLPALRNRSIALRRLFVALVGLLTCGVFGLAWRVDRFGQRERAVPADAVVVLGARVLPGGVPSGALYSRVEKAVELYREGIAPRLVFSGGVGDHPPSEAQVMRSLAVELGVPAEACILEEQSHSTEQNTRFSAGLLRSLGARRVVVVSDPYHLLRARQYFRLQGFEVATSPALLTERNLHALDRFYWTVREAFALLLHPRVLLARAPEGLASAADPATRGS from the coding sequence ATGTGGCTGCCCGCGCTCAGGAACCGGTCCATCGCCCTCCGGCGGCTCTTCGTCGCCCTGGTGGGACTGCTGACGTGTGGAGTGTTCGGGCTGGCGTGGCGCGTGGATCGCTTCGGTCAGCGCGAGCGGGCCGTGCCGGCCGATGCGGTGGTGGTGCTGGGCGCGCGCGTGCTGCCCGGGGGCGTGCCCTCGGGGGCGCTGTACTCGCGGGTGGAGAAGGCGGTGGAGCTCTACCGAGAGGGCATCGCGCCCCGGCTCGTCTTCTCCGGTGGCGTCGGCGACCACCCTCCGTCCGAGGCCCAGGTCATGCGCTCGCTGGCGGTGGAGCTCGGCGTCCCGGCCGAGGCCTGCATCCTCGAGGAGCAGAGCCACTCCACCGAGCAGAACACGCGCTTCAGCGCCGGGCTCTTGCGCTCCCTGGGCGCCCGGCGCGTGGTGGTGGTGTCCGACCCGTACCACCTGCTCCGAGCGCGCCAGTACTTCCGGCTCCAGGGCTTCGAGGTGGCCACCAGCCCCGCGCTGCTCACGGAGCGCAACCTCCACGCCCTGGATCGCTTCTACTGGACCGTCCGCGAGGCCTTCGCCCTGCTGCTGCACCCACGCGTGCTGCTGGCCCGCGCGCCCGAGGGACTCGCGAGCGCGGCGGACCCGGCTACTCGGGGATCGTGA
- a CDS encoding trypsin-like peptidase domain-containing protein, producing the protein MKAQTSARVGVLLGVVLALAGCDRAPPASGPTGEPSATPLSQEAARAPEPVLPPSPTQALASLAPLADSVRSAVVNVEVRARGAEPRASRPQLEDPFGGLPWPWMEPGPRGQEPLRQGLGSGFIIDPSGIVLTNNHVVEGAVGIDVKLMDGRQFEAKVLGTDPLTDVAVLQLQGRDVKELPVVRLGDSDAMRVGDWVLAIGNPFGLSSSVSLGILSAKARDIQAGPYDDFLQTDAAINPGNSGGPLFNMSGEVIGINTAIVGQGSGIGFAVPSNLVKALLPQLEKEGAVTRGWLGLGVQDLTAQLGEALGVPVREGAIVVHVEEGTPSAEAGLRPDDVIVALDDTPITSAGSLTRTIGLMRPETQVTLTLYRDGQKLEREATLGTRPDLEGVSARERRQPQEEPHQRLGLALGDVGPQLGARGVPAGALITRVLPGSVAERAGLVQGMVVVEAGGRPVRGAAELVRILRDARPGSAVLLRVQLGETRALRALTIPE; encoded by the coding sequence ATGAAGGCTCAGACGTCCGCAAGGGTAGGAGTGCTTCTGGGAGTAGTGCTGGCGCTGGCAGGCTGTGACAGGGCGCCGCCCGCCTCGGGTCCGACGGGAGAACCGTCAGCCACTCCCCTCTCTCAGGAGGCCGCCAGGGCGCCCGAGCCGGTGCTGCCTCCCTCACCGACCCAGGCGCTCGCCTCGCTCGCTCCGCTGGCGGACTCGGTGCGCTCCGCGGTGGTCAACGTGGAGGTGCGCGCGCGCGGGGCCGAGCCTCGGGCCAGTCGCCCCCAGCTGGAAGATCCCTTTGGAGGCCTCCCCTGGCCCTGGATGGAGCCGGGGCCGAGAGGCCAGGAGCCGCTGCGCCAGGGGCTCGGCTCGGGCTTCATCATTGACCCCTCGGGCATCGTGCTCACCAACAACCACGTGGTGGAGGGCGCCGTCGGCATCGACGTGAAGCTCATGGACGGCCGCCAGTTCGAGGCGAAGGTGCTGGGCACGGATCCGCTCACGGACGTGGCGGTGCTCCAGCTCCAGGGCCGGGACGTGAAGGAGCTGCCGGTGGTGCGGCTGGGAGACTCGGACGCGATGCGCGTGGGGGACTGGGTGCTGGCCATCGGCAACCCGTTCGGCCTGTCCTCCAGCGTCAGCCTGGGCATCCTCTCGGCCAAGGCGCGCGACATCCAGGCCGGCCCGTATGACGACTTCCTGCAGACGGACGCGGCCATCAACCCGGGCAACTCCGGCGGGCCGCTGTTCAACATGAGCGGCGAGGTGATCGGCATCAACACGGCCATCGTGGGACAGGGCTCGGGCATCGGGTTCGCGGTGCCCAGCAACCTGGTCAAGGCGCTGCTGCCCCAGCTCGAGAAGGAGGGCGCCGTCACGCGCGGCTGGCTCGGCCTGGGAGTGCAGGACCTGACGGCCCAGCTCGGCGAGGCGCTCGGAGTGCCGGTGCGCGAAGGGGCCATCGTGGTGCATGTCGAGGAAGGCACGCCGTCCGCGGAGGCGGGCCTGCGGCCGGATGACGTCATCGTGGCGCTGGATGACACGCCCATCACCTCGGCGGGCTCGCTCACGCGCACCATCGGGCTGATGCGTCCCGAAACGCAGGTGACGCTCACGCTCTACCGTGACGGCCAGAAGCTGGAGCGCGAGGCGACGCTCGGGACGCGACCGGACCTCGAGGGTGTCTCCGCGCGAGAGCGCCGGCAGCCACAGGAGGAGCCTCACCAGCGGCTGGGTCTGGCCCTGGGCGACGTCGGCCCCCAGCTCGGAGCACGTGGGGTGCCCGCCGGAGCGCTCATCACCCGTGTCCTGCCGGGCTCGGTGGCCGAGCGCGCGGGGCTCGTGCAGGGCATGGTGGTGGTGGAGGCCGGGGGCAGGCCCGTGCGCGGCGCCGCGGAGCTGGTGCGCATCCTACGGGATGCCCGGCCTGGGAGCGCGGTGCTCCTGCGCGTCCAGCTGGGCGAGACACGGGCGCTGCGCGCGCTCACGATCCCCGAGTAG
- a CDS encoding endonuclease/exonuclease/phosphatase family protein, with the protein MTRVETPAPREPGELRVMTFNIESGVRGLDGVADVIRDARPDIVALQEVDLGSSRAGGLNQTAVLAERTGLPYHAHFRTTDLHGGAYGIALLSRFPLEALAQYPLPVPRGAEPRTVAHAVMQVAGREVSVYLTHLIRRPFNGAARVRQSALIAAMLEKDPRPKLLMGDLNDDPDSRPVRLLRRGLTDVVAASGQGTEGTYPLPLPFSPVLRIDYVLACDAFVPLRSAVLRVGASDHYPVIADVLLKPAPEPQLMTGAAP; encoded by the coding sequence ATGACGCGGGTGGAGACGCCCGCGCCCCGCGAGCCCGGCGAGCTGCGGGTGATGACCTTCAACATCGAGTCCGGCGTCCGGGGCCTGGACGGCGTGGCCGACGTCATCCGCGACGCGCGGCCCGACATCGTCGCGCTCCAGGAGGTGGACCTCGGGAGCAGCCGCGCCGGAGGGCTGAACCAGACGGCCGTGCTCGCCGAGCGGACCGGGCTGCCGTACCACGCGCACTTCCGCACCACGGACCTCCATGGTGGCGCCTATGGCATCGCGCTGCTGTCGCGCTTCCCGCTGGAGGCGCTGGCCCAATACCCACTGCCCGTGCCGCGCGGCGCGGAGCCTCGGACGGTAGCCCATGCGGTGATGCAGGTGGCCGGGCGCGAGGTGAGCGTCTACCTCACCCACCTCATCCGGCGGCCCTTCAATGGAGCGGCCCGCGTGCGCCAGAGCGCCCTCATCGCCGCGATGCTCGAGAAGGATCCGCGGCCCAAGCTCCTCATGGGAGACCTCAACGACGATCCGGACTCGCGCCCGGTGCGCCTGCTGCGGCGGGGCCTCACGGACGTCGTCGCCGCCAGCGGCCAGGGCACGGAGGGCACGTACCCGCTGCCGCTCCCGTTCTCGCCGGTGCTGCGTATCGACTATGTGCTCGCCTGCGACGCCTTCGTGCCCCTGCGGAGCGCGGTGCTGCGCGTGGGCGCGTCGGACCACTACCCCGTCATCGCGGACGTCCTGCTGAAGCCAGCGCCCGAGCCGCAGCTGATGACGGGCGCGGCGCCTTGA
- the modC gene encoding molybdenum ABC transporter ATP-binding protein, producing the protein MIEVSLKLPLARFPLEVEARFSSASVAVMGRSGSGKTSLLESLAGLRRGARGRLVVRERVLLDSASGVDVPPEARRMGYVPQDSLLFPHLTARENVRFGVRPGRPSRVDEAVALLELEPLLHRYPATLSGGERQRVALARALATDPALLLLDEPLAALDVALKERVLPYLLRIRDEARVPMLYVTHQLGEARVLAQEALLLEEGRVRAVGPADTVLGGATRGALGLEGEENILEGVLERPADGGLRLRVTEGLGLWVPDGSELVAGARAAYAVLAEDILLSVGPLAGISARNVWEGTVRRMEEAGVGDRVLFVEVAGAPMAVRVTDSAVRELGVTTGARVFLAVKTSACRRLR; encoded by the coding sequence ATGATCGAGGTCTCCCTGAAGCTACCGCTGGCGCGCTTCCCGCTCGAGGTGGAGGCGCGCTTCTCCTCGGCGTCGGTGGCGGTGATGGGCCGCTCGGGCTCGGGGAAGACGTCCCTGCTGGAGTCGCTGGCGGGGCTGCGTCGCGGGGCGCGGGGACGGCTGGTGGTGCGCGAGCGCGTGCTGCTGGACTCGGCGTCGGGTGTGGACGTGCCGCCCGAGGCTCGGCGCATGGGGTACGTGCCCCAGGACTCGCTCCTCTTTCCGCACCTCACCGCGCGGGAGAACGTCCGCTTTGGCGTGCGCCCGGGGCGCCCCTCTCGCGTGGACGAGGCCGTGGCCCTGCTGGAGCTGGAGCCCCTGCTGCACCGCTACCCGGCCACGCTCTCCGGAGGCGAGCGTCAGCGCGTGGCGCTCGCGAGGGCGCTGGCGACGGATCCGGCGCTGCTGCTGCTGGATGAGCCACTGGCCGCGCTGGATGTGGCCCTCAAGGAGCGCGTGCTGCCCTACCTGCTCCGCATCCGGGATGAGGCTCGCGTGCCGATGCTCTACGTCACGCACCAGCTCGGCGAGGCTCGGGTGCTGGCGCAGGAGGCGCTGCTCCTGGAGGAGGGGCGCGTGCGCGCGGTGGGGCCGGCGGACACGGTGCTGGGAGGCGCGACGCGCGGGGCGCTGGGGCTGGAAGGGGAGGAGAACATCCTGGAGGGCGTCCTGGAGCGCCCGGCGGACGGCGGGCTGCGGCTCCGCGTGACGGAGGGGCTCGGGCTCTGGGTGCCCGATGGTTCGGAGCTCGTGGCCGGAGCACGTGCGGCGTATGCGGTGCTCGCCGAGGACATCCTGCTGTCCGTGGGGCCGCTCGCTGGCATCTCCGCGCGCAACGTGTGGGAGGGGACGGTGCGGCGGATGGAGGAGGCGGGCGTGGGAGACCGGGTGCTCTTCGTGGAGGTTGCGGGAGCTCCCATGGCGGTGCGGGTGACGGACTCCGCGGTGCGCGAGCTGGGCGTGACGACGGGCGCTCGCGTCTTCCTCGCGGTGAAGACCTCCGCGTGTCGCCGGCTACGGTGA